In the Vulpes vulpes isolate BD-2025 chromosome 12, VulVul3, whole genome shotgun sequence genome, AGGGCGCCGTCCAGGCCCGCGCCGTCCGCCGCCAGGAGCTCCAGCACCGGCAGCCGTCCGCCCGCAGCCGCCCAGTGCGCCGCCGTCCAGCCGCGCGCATCCGCCAACGCGGGGCCCGGGCTCGGCGCGCCCAACAGGCGCCCCGCCAGCAGCGTGCGGCCCAGCGCCGCGGCCCAGTGCAGCGGGGTGAGGCCAGCCCCCGAGCGCGCCGCCGCCAGGGCCCCCCGCCGCAGAAGGAGCTCGGCCACCCGCGAGGACCCATGCCAGGCGGCCTCGTGGAGTGGAGTGCGCCCCGCGTGGTCCGCCGCTCCCACGGCGGCCCCTCGCTGCAGCAGCAGACGCACCAGGGGCACGTGGCCGCGCAGCACCGCCAGGTGGAGTGGGGTCCTGCCCCTGTGGTCCCTGTGGGCAGCGAGGCTGGCGTGGCCGCGGGCAGGGGCGCCGGTAGAGGGGCCCTTTCCCCCTGGCCCAGACAAGGGACCCCCACCAACCCCACCCTGGTGAAGATTCTTGGTCCAACCCTAGGGCTCACCTCTCTTCCACGCTTGCCCCTTGACGCAGTAGCTTCCTGGCCAGGCCAAGGTGACCCCTCCACACAGCTTGCAGCAGGAGGCCCCAGGCTTGTGGGTCACTGGGCCCCTCTGTCCTGGCTCCCAGGGCCTCCTCTGAGCCCAGTTCCACCCACCGAAGTTCCTGCTCACCTCCTGCCTCTGTCATGTCCTTCCCCACTGGCTGGGAGCTTCCAGAGTCCATCTGGGAAGAACAAGAATCCTTCATGGATACTGGAGACCCCTGTCCAGCCCCTGTCCATGTGTCCTCAGGCCAATATGAactgcccaccaccaccaccattcccCAGGGACCAGGTTACCACTTAGCCTTCTGAAGGGTTTAGCTCCTAGTTACCCCTAAAGGGAGTCCACCCTGGGACTCTGTCATCCAGCTAGGGGTCCTCTCCATGTGGTTCCTGGCCAAACCACAGCCTGACAGCCCTCTCATGAAACTCCTTCTGAAAGACTGGAGGTGGGGCTGTCTGCTTGCGAAGGGCTAGAAGGCTGGAACCGAGCCTGTGGGGTGGGGATAGCAGTGCTCCCACTGCGCCAGGCTCAGGGCCACTTCTATGCACTGTTTACCCAGCAACTTAAAGAGGATACCCCACCTGCTGGCAGCAGTCCCTGCTCCAGCACT is a window encoding:
- the ANKRD65 gene encoding ankyrin repeat domain-containing protein 65 isoform X1, whose protein sequence is MVVVVGSSYWPEDTWTGAGQGSPVSMKDSCSSQMDSGSSQPVGKDMTEAGGEQELRWVELGSEEALGARTEGPSDPQAWGLLLQAVWRGHLGLARKLLRQGASVEERDHRGRTPLHLAVLRGHVPLVRLLLQRGAAVGAADHAGRTPLHEAAWHGSSRVAELLLRRGALAAARSGAGLTPLHWAAALGRTLLAGRLLGAPSPGPALADARGWTAAHWAAAGGRLPVLELLAADGAGLDGALLVAAAAGRVAALRLLLALGARVDARDSAGTTALGVAASLGRRQDMEVLLDHGADPSLKDRHSRSALHRAAAGGHLPAAQLLAAWGVEVDARDSLGLTPLHHAARGGHAEVASHLLDRGAQVNATGWLHSTPLHLAREHGHGPTADLLLSRGASPTLRTQWGEVVQDLVSLEACAKSCPPFAESRSGRGT
- the ANKRD65 gene encoding ankyrin repeat domain-containing protein 65 isoform X2; this encodes MDSGSSQPVGKDMTEAGGEQELRWVELGSEEALGARTEGPSDPQAWGLLLQAVWRGHLGLARKLLRQGASVEERDHRGRTPLHLAVLRGHVPLVRLLLQRGAAVGAADHAGRTPLHEAAWHGSSRVAELLLRRGALAAARSGAGLTPLHWAAALGRTLLAGRLLGAPSPGPALADARGWTAAHWAAAGGRLPVLELLAADGAGLDGALLVAAAAGRVAALRLLLALGARVDARDSAGTTALGVAASLGRRQDMEVLLDHGADPSLKDRHSRSALHRAAAGGHLPAAQLLAAWGVEVDARDSLGLTPLHHAARGGHAEVASHLLDRGAQVNATGWLHSTPLHLAREHGHGPTADLLLSRGASPTLRTQWGEVVQDLVSLEACAKSCPPFAESRSGRGT